In one Anas platyrhynchos isolate ZD024472 breed Pekin duck chromosome 8, IASCAAS_PekinDuck_T2T, whole genome shotgun sequence genomic region, the following are encoded:
- the ACOT11 gene encoding acyl-coenzyme A thioesterase 11 isoform X6 — protein MGSRSPTEVQMSQLVLPCHTNHRGELSAGQLLKWIDTAACLSAERHAGCPCVTASMDDIYFEHTISQRYTNPPGQQRARSGVGVGQVVNIKAKVNRAFNSSMEVGIQVSYEDLSSGKHCSICKAYATFVAQGPPGTKVKLKPLAPQTEEEKIEHSIAAERRRMRLVHKDTLKDLLTRSPRDTELETRDGSVVVPAEKTRVESVELVLPPHANHQGNTFGGQIMAWMENVATIAASRLCHAHPTLRAIEMFHFRGPSQVGDRLVLKAIVNNAFKNSMEVGVCAEAYDQEMSVSRRHINSAFMTFVVLDEEGQPRTLPMVVPQPGDGERRYREASARKKIRLDRKYVVSCKQNEVPLSVPWDQSNKVYLSYNNVSALKTLVAKANWALAREKEKVRIYTLEEDKFLSFRIEMSVRIAAGQAFSLLSDLRRRHEWDRHYASAELVQQVDEDDAIYHVLSQTLSHENKPQDFVILASRRKPCDKGDPYVVAFRSVTLPTHPACPSFTRGETLCSGFCVWPEGEETSKVAYYNQATPGYLAYVTTNVAGLSSDFCATFEACERFLLKNKDDLIARIRDL, from the exons ATGGGGAGCCGCAGCCCCACGGAGGTGCAGATGAGCcagctggtgctgccctgccacacCAACCACCGCGGCGAGCTCAGCGCCGGGCAGCTGCTCAAATGGATCGACACGGCCGCCTGCCTCTCGG ccGAGAGGCACGCCGGCTGCCCGTGCGTCACCGCCTCGATGGACGATATCTATTTTGAGCACACGATTAG CCAGAGGTACACAAACCCCCCCGGGCAGCAGCGCGCGAGGAGCGGTGTCGG cgtGGGGCAGGTCGTTAACATCAAGGCCAAAGTGAACCGAGCCTTCAACTCCAGCATGGAG GTGGGCATCCAGGTGAGCTACGAGGACCTGAGCAGCGGGAAGCACTGCAGCATCTGCAAGGCTTACGCCACCTTCGTGGCCCAGGGCCCCCCCGGCACCAAG GTGAAGCTGAAGCCGCTGGCCCCGCAGACGGAGGAGGAGAAGATCGAGCACAGCATCGCCGCCGAGCGCCGCCGCATGCGGCTGGTCCACAAGGACACCCTCAAGGACCTCCTCACCCGCAGCCCCCGCGACACCG agctggagacGCGGGACGGCAGCGTGGTGGTGCCGGCCGAGAAGACGCGGGTGGAGAGCGTGGAGCTGGTGCTGCCCCCACACGCCAACCACCAGGGCAACACCTTCGGCGGGCAGATCATGGCCTGGATGGAGAACGTGGCCACCATCGCCGCCAG CCGGCTGTGCCATGCCCACCCCACGCTGCGCGCCATCGAGATGTTCCACTTCCGTGGGCCGTCGCAGGTCGGGGACCGCCTGGTGCTCAAAGCCATCGTCAACAATGCCTTCAAAAATAG caTGGAGGTGGGGGTCTGCGCCGAGGCGTACGACCAGGAGATGTCCGTCAGCAGGAGGCACATCAACAGCGCCTTCATGACCTTCGTGGTGCTGGACGAGGAGGGCCAGCCCCGCACCCTGCCCATGGTCGTGCCCCAGCCGGGG GACGGAGAGAGGAGGTACAGAGAAGCCAGCGCCAGGAAAAAGATTCGGCTGGACCG GAAATACGTCGTGTCCTGCAAGCAGAACGAGGTGCCTCTCTCCGTGCCCTGGGACCAAAGCAACAAG GTTTACCTGAGCTACAACAACGTCTCCGCGCTGAAGACGCTGGTAGCCAAAGCAAACTGGGCGCTTGccagggaaaaggagaag GTGCGGATATACACGCTGGAGGAGGACAAGTTCCTGTCCTTCCGCATTGAGATGTCCGTCCGCATCGCCGCCGGCCAGGCCTTCTCCCTGCTCTCCGACCTGCGGCGCCGCCACGAGTGGGACAGGCACTACGC GAGCGCCGAGCTGGTGCAGCAGGTGGACGAGGACGACGCCATCTACCACGTGCTGAGCCAGACGCTCAGCCACGAGAACAAGCCCCAGGACTTCGTCATCCTGGCGTCCCGGCGGAAACCCTGCGACAAAGG GGACCCCTACGTGGTGGCGTTTCGCTCGGTGACGCTGCCCACCCACCCGGCCTGCCCCAGCTTCACGCGGGGCGAGACGCTCTGCTCCGGCTTCTGCGTGTGGCCCGAGGGGGAGGAGACGAGCAAG GTGGCCTACTACAACCAGGCGACGCCGGGGTACCTGGCCTACGTCACCACCAACGTGGCCGGGCTCTCCTCCGACTTCTGCGCCACCTTCGAGGCCTGCGAGAGGTTCCTGCTGAAGAACAAGGACGACCTGATCGCGCGCATCAGGGACCTCTAG